GACTCTTCCTAATATAGAAAGAGCCATTGTCATGATGTATCTTGACGATCTGCCTTACAAGGATATTGCAGAAAACCTCGGAATCACTGAAGTCAATGCACGTGTGAAAATGAACAGATTAAAGAAAACCCTTAAAGAACAGATGGAAAAATATGCCTGAATTTGATTTAGATAGCTTTAAGAAAACATGGCAGGAACAACCTGTACAGCCAAAATATGACAACAGTGAAATTCTTCAGATGCTGAATAGAAAGTCACGTAATTATGTAAAGTATATTTTCTGGATCAGTGTTGTAGAATTTTTGTTCTTTTCTGTTTTGGGCTTATTCTACTTCTTTCAGGAGGAAGAATCTGATAGCTTCCGCAAAATGCTGGAAAGATTGGGTGCCCAGGAAGCTCCTGAAGTTGAAAATAACTTTGGCCACGTTTATTTAGCTATAAAAGTTCTGAGCTTATTGATTACGGCTTATTTTGTCTTAAAATTCTACCAGAATTATCGAAAAATAAAGATCGAAGAAAACCTTAAAGGGCTTATTACCAGAATCATTAGTTTCAAGAAAACGGTGAATGCCTTTATTCTTATAAGTATTGTATTACTGATTACCTTTACGTTTGTATTGATTGCTTTTATATTTTATACCTTAAGTTCTCAAAATATACAGCCTACTAATTCCAATCTTACCATCATTATTGTTGGAATCACCATCAGCACGTTGCTGGCCGTATCCATGATTTGGTTTTACTATAGATTGGTGTATGGAAGCATTATTAAAAAACTTGATAAGAACCTGAAACAGCTAAAAGAAATAGATTCACAGGAAAATTAGTATTCATAGGCTATAGTTCAAGATATTATTGTTAATTTTATTTCACCAAATCTTTTTACTATGCCTTTATCTTATGTATATGGAGCTTCTGAGGTTCCATTATTAGGACAGACTATTGGAGGAAATCTTAAAAGTACTGTCGAAAAATACCCCAATCAGGAAGCACTTGTCTGTGTTCATCAGGACTACAGAGCTACTTATCAAGAGTTTTACAACCAAACGACTGCCATTGCAAAAGCCCTATTATTTTTAGGAGCAAAATCGGGTGACCGAATAGGAATATGGTCTTCCAACCGTTATGAGTGGGTTCTTTTACAATATGCCACTGCCAGAATCGGAACTATTTTGGTCAATATCAATCCGGCATACCGAACTCATGAACTCACTTATGTTCTGAACCAGTCTGAAGTACGCTTCATTTTCTCTTCCTTATATTTTAAAAGCAGTAATTACAAGGAAATGGTAGAATACGCCAAGGAAGTGTGCCCTACCCTTGAACATGAAATTTTCTTTGATGATAACTGGGAAGACTTTGTCAATAACGGGCAGGATATTTCGGATGAAGTTTTACATAGCTTCGAAGAACATGTACAGTTCGATGATCCGGTGAATATTCAGTATACATCAGGAACAACAGGCTTCCCCAAGGGAGTAACGCTTTCTCATCATAATATTCTGAACAATGGCTATTTTATTGGTATAAGATTAAAATATACAGAGAAAGACCGCGTCTGCATCCCCGTACCATTTTATCACTGCTTTGGAATGGTAATTGGAAATATCTGCTGTACCACTCATGGCGCATGTATGGTTATTCCCAATGACAGCTTTGATCCTGACATTACTTTAAAGGCGGTTTCTGACGAAAAATGCACCTCACTATATGGTGTTCCTACCATGTTCATTGCTGAACTGGCGGTAAAAGATTTTGATACCTACGATTTTTCGAGCCTAAGAACAGGCGTGATGGCAGGCTCAGTTTGTCCTCCTGAGATTATGAAAAAGGTGGAAAGTCTGATGAATATTAAAGAAATGAGCATCTGCTATGGAATGACAGAGACTTCTCCTGTTTCCACACAGACTTTAATTGGTACTTCTTTGGAAAAACAGGTAAGTACTGTAGGCACGGTTCAGGATCATCTTGAAATAAAGATCATTGATGAAAATGGAAAAGTCTTGAAACGCGGTGAGCATGGAGAGCTTTGTACAAGAGGTTACTCTGTGATGCTAAAATACTGGAATGATCCTGAAAACACAAAAAAGGTACTGGATGATGCCCGCTGGATGCATACCGGAGATATGGCAGTAATGGATAAAGATGGATACATTACCATTTCCGGAAGAATTAAGGATCTTATTATCCGAGGTGGAGAAAATATCTCTCCAAAAGAAATTGAAGACTTTTTATACACTTATACCAATATTTTGGATGTTCAGATCATTGGAGTTCCAAGTGAAAAGTTTGGGGAAGAAGTAATGGCATGGGTAAAAGTGAGAAAAGGATTCACTATCACGGAAGAAGAACTAAACGACTACTGTAAAGGAAAAATTGCTCATTATAAAGTTCCAAAATACTGGAAATTTGTGGATGAGTTCCCGATGACCATTTCAGGAAAAATCAGAAAGGTGGAAATGCGGGAAATATCCATGAAAGAGTTGGGATTGAGTACTAGAGTTTAACCCAGAAGTCAAAACATAAAGTCACAAAAATTTTTTCAAATTCTAATAGAAATGATGAGAATATCCTTCTTTCGAAAAGATATTTTACACATTTTTATGATCTTGTATAAAAACAAAAAAAGCATTTCAAATTGAAATGCTTTTTTATTATTTAAAGTTCTTTTCTTAATCTGGCAACAGGAATATTGAGTTGTTCACGATATTTTGCAATCGTTCGTCTTGCAATATTATACCCTTGTTCCTTTAAGATGATCACTAAGGCATCATCTGTCAAAGGTTTTCTCTTATTCTCTTTACTGATTACCTCCTGAAGATGGGTTTTAATTTCCTTGGTAGAAACTTCTTCTCCATCATCATTGGTTAAACTATCCGAGAATAGATCCTTAAGATATACAATACCATTTGGAGTGTCTGCATATTTACTTTTTACTACCCTTGAAATGGTAGAAATATCAAATCCTGTAATGTCTGCAACATCCTTTAGGATCATCGGCTTCAAGGATTTTTCGTCTCCTGTAATGAAATAATCTTTCTGGAACTTCACAATAGCATTAATTGTTTGCAATAAAGTATTCTGACGCTGATTAATTGCATCAATATACCATTTTGCAGCATCCAGTTTTTGCTTGATAAATAAAGCTGCCTGCTTATGCTCAGAAGATTTTTTATCGTGTGAGTAGGTGGTAAGAATATCTTTATATTCCTCAGAAACCCTTAGTGTAGGTGCATTCTTGCTGTTAAGCATAGGAATTACCAATCCATCTTTCACCTGAATCACAAAGTCCGGAATAATTTCCTGATTAATTGTAATGGTCTGGGTATCAAAGTTTCCTCCAACCTTTGGTGATAGTTTAGAAATTTCATCCAACGCATCTTTCAGGTCATCTTCTTCAATATCGTACTTCTGAATAATCTTGTTGTAATGCTTATTGGTAAGGGCATCAAATTGATGTCTCAAAATATTAGCAGCCAAAGAAACAGCTTTATCTGAGCTTACTTTCTTTTCAATCTGTAATAATAGACATTCCTGTAGTCCTCTTGCTCCTACACCGGATGGATCCAGCTTTTGAACATAGTTCTCCAAAATATCCTCTACCTTTTCCTTTGTAGTATAGATTCCTTGTGAGAAAGCCAGATCATCCACAATAGATTTAATCTCTCTTCTCAAATATCCATCTGTATCTAGGTTTCCTATTAGATATTCTGCAATCTTAAGGTCTTCATCACTGATATTTACCAGGTGAATCTGCTCCATAAGATAATCATATAATGACTGTCCTTCCGTTAAAAGGCTTTCGTTATCAAATTCCTCATCATCCGGAGAGTAGTTGCTGGATGCAGTTTTATAGCTAGGTTCGTCGTCGTAAAGATATTCGTTAACGTCGAAGTCTGTTTCAATGCTTTCTGTACCCTCATCCTGATAAGCGTCTTCAAGGGAAGAATATTCATCTTCCTTAGAATCCTCCTTTGCAATTTCCAAAGCAGGGTTCTCTTCTAGCTCTCTCTCCAACTCCTCTTCAAATTCAAGAGTATGAAGCTGAATAAGCTTCATCAACTGGATCTGCTGAGGGGCCAGCTTTTGTCCTAATTTGAGTTGTAAGTGTTGTTTAAGCATATTCGTATTTGCGTTTTAACATAACATATTCTACGAATTTAATAAATTTATTTGATAAAAAATGCATTTAGCATGATTTTTGCTTTATACATTCTACATAATAAACTATAGAAAAATAAAAAAAGCCTTAAACAAATGTTAAGGCTTTTTTTTATGTCTCTAGAATTCAGCGCTTTTCGGCGTTCTTGGGAAAGGAATCACATCTCTGATATTCGTCATTCCTGTTACGAAAAGAACTAGTCTTTCCAATCCTAAACCGAAACCTGCATGAGGTACAGAACCGAATTTTCTGGTATCAAGATACCACCAAAGTTCGTGCTCATCTACATGCATATCTGCCATTTTCTGTTTTAAAACGTCTAATCTTGCTTCTCTTTCTGATCCACCAATGATCTCTCCAATACCAGGGAAAAGAACATCCATAGCAGCAACGGTTTTATTGTCTTCGTTCAGCTTCATATAGAAAGCCTTGATTTCTTTTGGATAATCGAACAATACAACCGGACACTCAAAATGTTTCTCAACTAGGTATCTTTCGTGCTCAGACTGAAGATCTGCTCCCCAGCTCTCAACCGGATAAACAAATTTTCCTTTTTTGTTTTCTTTTGAGTTTAATAAAATCTCAATAGCTTCTGTATAGCTTACACGCTTGAAACGCTTAGCTATTACATTTCCAAGTTTCTCGATAAGTCCCTCTTTCGCTCTTTCCTTTTCTGGTTTTGTCTTTTGCTCTTCTTCAAAACGTTTGTCCAGGAATTCAAGATCATCTTTACAGTTATCCAATACATACTGGATTACATATTTTAGGAAATCTTCCGCTAGGTCGATGTTATCTTCAAGATTGTTGAATGCCACTTCCGGTTCAATCATCCAGAATTCTGCAAGGTGTCTTGTTGTGTTTGAATTTTCAGCACGGAAAGTAGGTCCGAAAGTATAGATTCTTCCTAATCCCATTGCTGCAGTTTCTCCTTCAAGCTGTCCTGAAACGGTAAGGTTAGTCTTTTTCCCGAAGAAATCCTGTGCAAAATCAATTTCACCTTCTTCAGTTCTTGGCATATTGTTCAGGTCAAAGTTTGTTACTCCAAACATTTCTCCCGCTCCTTCTGCATCTGCACCTGTAATTACCGGTGTGTTAATATAGAAGAATTGATTTTTGTTAAAGAATGAATGAACTGCAAAGCTTACCGCGTGACGTACTCTGAAAACAGCTCCAAAAAGATTGGTTCTGAATCTTAAGTGTGCCTGCTCACGAAGCTTTTCTAAACTGTGTTTCTTAGGCTGAAGAATTGTACTTTGAAGTTCTTCTGTAAAGTTATCTCCTAAAACTATGATTTTTTTAGCAACAATTTCTACAGACTGCCCTGCTCCCTGACTTTCCACAACTTCACCTATTACTTTAAGGGAAGAAGCTGTACTAATATTCTTGATGATTTCTTCATCAAAATTTTCGAAATCAACAACTATCTGCAAATTATTAATCGTAGATCCATCATTAAGAGCTATAAAGCGATTGGCACGGAATGATCTTACCCATCCGTAAACTGTAATGTCATGATGTAATACTTTCTTGTAATCCTTTAGGATTTCTTTGATCGTTTGCTTTTTCATTTGTTGATAATAAATTTTCGTATAAAAATTAATGTTTGCAAAGTTACAAAAAAACGGCGCAACTTGATGATTGCGCCCTCTTTAAAAATCATTAATCAATTATTTAATACATTAGTTAAAGAAAATAGACTTTTTCCTCTGTTTTCCGTTCCTTATTTTCAGGGCATGATAACAGCTGGGAACATCATATTGCCATTGTGCAAGGAATAAAATAATGAGGATAACGTCAACGTGAGAAATCAACCCAAGAATAATCGCCAGATTGAAAGCCCATCCCGCTTCCTGAAAACCTATCAGATAAGTAAATGCCAACAGCAAACTCAAGCCCCACATTTTTGACAAAAAAGCATGAGTACAGGTTTCTTTACCAAACTTCCAGATACTGACAACATAGCAAAGTGCTTCCATGATGAAAATTAAAAGGATGCCATGCCATTCCCCTATAATTAATTCAGGATTCAGAAAATAAGATGCAAACCCTAGAGAGAGCCAGAAGATCAAATCAGTCTGGCTATCCAGTCTTCTTAATTTTTCTGAGGAAATTCCTGCTTTTCGGGCAATAATTCCATCAAAAATATCGGTTAATATTCCGAAATACATTAACGCAAGAATATACTTAGTGGCAGATTCTCCTACGTAGTATCCCAAATACAGAATTACAAAAGCTGTTATAAAACGGGATAAGATGAGTAAATAGGGTATATTTTTCATAATTCTTTCTTTTCATGTTTCTTAAAATTCCAATTGATTAAAGGCAGCTTTCGTTTTCCATTTTTATTCCATGCCCCAATCTGTATTCCGCGAAAATCTTTACAACTGTTGTAAAGTCCAATCTGAAGTCCTCTGCATTTCTGACCTATATTTGCCAAGGGAGCTACAGAAACACCTTTTACTTCATGATGCAAATTGAAAAAAGGAGATAGAGCAGCTCCATTTGTTGTGGCATAGGTGTTTATATTACTTGAGACATTAATTTCCAAACCATTGGTAACCGTTGGCTCCATATTGATGAGGGATAGCTGAACTCCGTTAATCTTGTTCATTTCATTTTCAGGAACAATTCCATAATCATTGTTTAAGTTCCATTTCCCTGCGTCGGGTAGATACACAAGGAGTAATGCAGGAAAGAAAAGTCCTACAGGATTAAGTCCCAACCCTAGTCCGTTGATTTTTTTAGGAATATTGTTTTCGTCTTCATCAAAATATTTAAACATAACTCCGTTTACATTTCTGACATTCTTTGAAGGCGAAGTTCCAAAAAATCTGGGCTTCAGAGAATCTATCTTTATAGGGTCTGATGCATAGACCAAACCATTGAAAAAAAGAACTGTTAACAATACTATTCGTGTTTTCATAACTGATAATTTTTAAATTACAATTCAAAATTATCCGCAAAAGAACCATTTACGAATGTGAAAAAAAATTAAAAAAAATACTACATTTGTGAAAATCACAAAACCATGTATCAGGAACTCTTACTTAAGGAAATTCGTAGAAAAATTGGTGATAAATCTTTGAATGATGAGATTGCCAATATTCTGAATATAAGCTATGATGCATCGCACAGAAGAACGTCCCTGAAAGCTAAGTTTAGTTTCGAAGAGGCTTTGGAACTGGCCAAATATTATCAGATTTCACTTAATCAATTTATAACTTCAGAACAACAGATTCTAGTTCAGAAAACCTTGGCCGTGAACGAAACAGAAGATTTACAGTCTTTTTTCCAGAATAATCTCAGTATTTTTGAAAACTTACCTCTTTCTGATGAGATGACTATTTATTATTCTGCCAAGGATATTCCTTTTTTTTATACACTTTCAGATACACTGCTTTCCCGTTTTAAAATTTATGTCTGGATGAATCTTCTTAATGCGAAACAGGTTTTTATTCCTTTTCTGAAGTTTTCGCCCCCTTATTTTGAATCAAATACACAGGAACTCAAGAAAAAATATGAGGCCCAAAATATAGTAGAATTGTGGAATGACAGGACTATTTCAAGTATTTTACAACAGATCTTATTTTATTATGAGACTGGACTTCTACAAAAAAATGAGGGTCAGATTATTCTGAAAGAGCTTAGAGAGCTTATAGAATATATTGAGCAAAAAACAGAAA
This genomic interval from Chryseobacterium joostei contains the following:
- a CDS encoding beta-carotene 15,15'-monooxygenase — encoded protein: MPEFDLDSFKKTWQEQPVQPKYDNSEILQMLNRKSRNYVKYIFWISVVEFLFFSVLGLFYFFQEEESDSFRKMLERLGAQEAPEVENNFGHVYLAIKVLSLLITAYFVLKFYQNYRKIKIEENLKGLITRIISFKKTVNAFILISIVLLITFTFVLIAFIFYTLSSQNIQPTNSNLTIIIVGITISTLLAVSMIWFYYRLVYGSIIKKLDKNLKQLKEIDSQEN
- a CDS encoding AMP-binding protein, with protein sequence MPLSYVYGASEVPLLGQTIGGNLKSTVEKYPNQEALVCVHQDYRATYQEFYNQTTAIAKALLFLGAKSGDRIGIWSSNRYEWVLLQYATARIGTILVNINPAYRTHELTYVLNQSEVRFIFSSLYFKSSNYKEMVEYAKEVCPTLEHEIFFDDNWEDFVNNGQDISDEVLHSFEEHVQFDDPVNIQYTSGTTGFPKGVTLSHHNILNNGYFIGIRLKYTEKDRVCIPVPFYHCFGMVIGNICCTTHGACMVIPNDSFDPDITLKAVSDEKCTSLYGVPTMFIAELAVKDFDTYDFSSLRTGVMAGSVCPPEIMKKVESLMNIKEMSICYGMTETSPVSTQTLIGTSLEKQVSTVGTVQDHLEIKIIDENGKVLKRGEHGELCTRGYSVMLKYWNDPENTKKVLDDARWMHTGDMAVMDKDGYITISGRIKDLIIRGGENISPKEIEDFLYTYTNILDVQIIGVPSEKFGEEVMAWVKVRKGFTITEEELNDYCKGKIAHYKVPKYWKFVDEFPMTISGKIRKVEMREISMKELGLSTRV
- the rpoN gene encoding RNA polymerase factor sigma-54; amino-acid sequence: MLKQHLQLKLGQKLAPQQIQLMKLIQLHTLEFEEELERELEENPALEIAKEDSKEDEYSSLEDAYQDEGTESIETDFDVNEYLYDDEPSYKTASSNYSPDDEEFDNESLLTEGQSLYDYLMEQIHLVNISDEDLKIAEYLIGNLDTDGYLRREIKSIVDDLAFSQGIYTTKEKVEDILENYVQKLDPSGVGARGLQECLLLQIEKKVSSDKAVSLAANILRHQFDALTNKHYNKIIQKYDIEEDDLKDALDEISKLSPKVGGNFDTQTITINQEIIPDFVIQVKDGLVIPMLNSKNAPTLRVSEEYKDILTTYSHDKKSSEHKQAALFIKQKLDAAKWYIDAINQRQNTLLQTINAIVKFQKDYFITGDEKSLKPMILKDVADITGFDISTISRVVKSKYADTPNGIVYLKDLFSDSLTNDDGEEVSTKEIKTHLQEVISKENKRKPLTDDALVIILKEQGYNIARRTIAKYREQLNIPVARLRKEL
- the asnS gene encoding asparagine--tRNA ligase yields the protein MKKQTIKEILKDYKKVLHHDITVYGWVRSFRANRFIALNDGSTINNLQIVVDFENFDEEIIKNISTASSLKVIGEVVESQGAGQSVEIVAKKIIVLGDNFTEELQSTILQPKKHSLEKLREQAHLRFRTNLFGAVFRVRHAVSFAVHSFFNKNQFFYINTPVITGADAEGAGEMFGVTNFDLNNMPRTEEGEIDFAQDFFGKKTNLTVSGQLEGETAAMGLGRIYTFGPTFRAENSNTTRHLAEFWMIEPEVAFNNLEDNIDLAEDFLKYVIQYVLDNCKDDLEFLDKRFEEEQKTKPEKERAKEGLIEKLGNVIAKRFKRVSYTEAIEILLNSKENKKGKFVYPVESWGADLQSEHERYLVEKHFECPVVLFDYPKEIKAFYMKLNEDNKTVAAMDVLFPGIGEIIGGSEREARLDVLKQKMADMHVDEHELWWYLDTRKFGSVPHAGFGLGLERLVLFVTGMTNIRDVIPFPRTPKSAEF
- a CDS encoding CDP-alcohol phosphatidyltransferase family protein, with amino-acid sequence MKNIPYLLILSRFITAFVILYLGYYVGESATKYILALMYFGILTDIFDGIIARKAGISSEKLRRLDSQTDLIFWLSLGFASYFLNPELIIGEWHGILLIFIMEALCYVVSIWKFGKETCTHAFLSKMWGLSLLLAFTYLIGFQEAGWAFNLAIILGLISHVDVILIILFLAQWQYDVPSCYHALKIRNGKQRKKSIFFN
- a CDS encoding LA_2272 family surface repeat-containing protein; the encoded protein is MKTRIVLLTVLFFNGLVYASDPIKIDSLKPRFFGTSPSKNVRNVNGVMFKYFDEDENNIPKKINGLGLGLNPVGLFFPALLLVYLPDAGKWNLNNDYGIVPENEMNKINGVQLSLINMEPTVTNGLEINVSSNINTYATTNGAALSPFFNLHHEVKGVSVAPLANIGQKCRGLQIGLYNSCKDFRGIQIGAWNKNGKRKLPLINWNFKKHEKKEL
- a CDS encoding transcriptional regulator; amino-acid sequence: MYQELLLKEIRRKIGDKSLNDEIANILNISYDASHRRTSLKAKFSFEEALELAKYYQISLNQFITSEQQILVQKTLAVNETEDLQSFFQNNLSIFENLPLSDEMTIYYSAKDIPFFYTLSDTLLSRFKIYVWMNLLNAKQVFIPFLKFSPPYFESNTQELKKKYEAQNIVELWNDRTISSILQQILFYYETGLLQKNEGQIILKELRELIEYIEQKTENNPKFHLYENELMHLSNDIFFHHPHQSLFALPANMFGYILINDAKTCSETRNYFEHQIKNSKSLNTSGNRDRKIFFNKMYDQIELLKQNLS